In Crassostrea angulata isolate pt1a10 chromosome 6, ASM2561291v2, whole genome shotgun sequence, a genomic segment contains:
- the LOC128190493 gene encoding delta and Notch-like epidermal growth factor-related receptor: MTMSLLPYLILLVLVHESFENGVVFTECDYTQCGGREPIYTPFKSYNVSFRMECLIRCLDNSFCNFIGHHDKQCTLYPSLDPLYDMQPSDLEWRFWSRPNPCELFPCLNSGCCVQDRDTFKCLCPEQYAGSVCGEKVDCASNPCKNAASCFMISGLFSCSCPSGFTGTLCDQILP, from the exons ATGACCATGTCGCTTCTACCTTATCTTATACTTTTGGTCTTAGTTCATGAATCGTTTGAAAATGGCGTCGTATTTACAGAATGCGATTACACCCAGTGTGGAGGAAGAGAACCTATTTACACTCCATTTAAAAGCTACAATGTCAGTTTTAGGATGGAATGCTTGATTCGTTGTCTTGACAACAGTTTTTGTAATTTCATCGGCCACCACGATAAGCAGTGCACATTATATCCATCTCTGGACCCTCTTTACGACATGCAGCCCTCGGATTTGGAATGGAGGTTTTGGTCAAGAC caaatCCATGTGAATTGTTTCCATGCCTGAACTCTGGttgctgcgttcaagatcgggATACCTTTAAATGTTTGTGTCCTGAACAATATGCCGGGAGTGTGTGCGGGGAAAAGG TTGACTGTGCCTCCAATCCTTGTAAGAATGCGGCCAGCTGTTTCATGATAAGTGGCCTCTTCTCATGTTCCTGTCCCTCGGGATTCACGGGAACACTGTGCGACCAAATTTTACCGTGA